One bacterium DNA segment encodes these proteins:
- a CDS encoding transposase → MKQKPPKRKRIRLQRELYSDSGRAFSITICTAQNRSVFSDHELTDLVWKHLIRYFNAEATLYAACLMPDHVHLLVSPVEKNLINLLGSWKTYTAKLLKGKGVEVPLWQRSFYDHSVRTDEDLAAAARYIVGNPVRKGLCTDYRSYPFCYLRQ, encoded by the coding sequence ATGAAACAAAAACCACCCAAACGGAAACGAATACGGCTCCAACGTGAATTGTACTCGGACAGCGGTAGGGCGTTTTCAATCACCATCTGCACGGCGCAAAATCGGTCCGTGTTTTCAGACCACGAACTCACCGATTTGGTATGGAAACACCTAATCAGATATTTCAACGCAGAGGCGACACTGTACGCCGCCTGCCTCATGCCCGACCATGTCCATCTCTTGGTGTCTCCGGTTGAGAAAAACCTCATCAACTTACTAGGTTCGTGGAAGACGTACACGGCCAAGCTGTTGAAGGGAAAGGGCGTGGAGGTGCCATTGTGGCAGCGGAGTTTCTACGACCACTCGGTCCGCACCGACGAGGACCTGGCCGCGGCGGCTCGGTACATCGTGGGAAACCCGGTACGCAAAGGTCTGTGCACGGATTATCGTAGTTATCCTTTTTGTTATCTACGGCAGTGA
- a CDS encoding peptidoglycan DD-metalloendopeptidase family protein, translated as MRTLRRLLPVVSLALVGLAVLAGVVLFAREALAGVEEIRSELSAIEDDLRDQRQAREKVRRQELGILGELQLLQQRAEKGRANQRRLLKAQGTTAEAVAYTQMEIDRLERQADERRDLLGRRLSMLYMIGRDGGSRFVFSARDFSAMARRFLFLKAFAQQDRTIYDEILASVHQQELKKADLEVAMTTLDRLAELAKEELALYESDLAEKQTLLEQVQRERSVYEAVIQEKEKAASRLQSKLDQIIAADASERAGHEMSVADIPDSDVYTAEIPELRIWPTEGTIIRYFGRVEDPRYGTTTKSDGIDIAAPEGRYFVSVLPGEVIYADWFQGYGKLLVIAHADGVHTLYAHAQELLVRVGDHVDENQRIGTVGSTGSITEPALHFEIRKAGRAVDPLAYLAE; from the coding sequence ATGCGGACGCTCCGACGCCTCCTTCCCGTGGTTTCTCTGGCGCTGGTCGGACTGGCGGTCCTCGCCGGAGTGGTCCTGTTCGCCCGTGAGGCGCTGGCCGGGGTGGAGGAGATACGGTCCGAGCTTTCGGCCATCGAGGACGACCTGCGGGACCAGCGCCAGGCACGGGAGAAGGTCCGCCGGCAGGAGCTGGGCATCCTGGGCGAGCTGCAGTTGTTGCAACAGCGCGCCGAAAAGGGACGGGCCAACCAGCGCCGCCTGCTGAAAGCCCAGGGCACGACCGCCGAGGCCGTCGCCTACACCCAGATGGAGATAGACCGCCTCGAGCGCCAGGCCGACGAGCGGCGGGACCTCCTGGGCCGGCGGCTCTCCATGCTCTACATGATAGGCCGCGACGGCGGCTCCCGATTCGTCTTCTCCGCCCGCGACTTCTCCGCCATGGCCCGGCGATTCCTCTTCCTCAAGGCCTTCGCCCAGCAGGACCGCACCATCTACGACGAGATTCTGGCCTCCGTGCACCAGCAGGAGCTGAAAAAGGCCGACCTCGAGGTGGCCATGACGACGCTCGATCGCCTCGCGGAGCTGGCCAAGGAGGAGCTGGCCCTCTACGAGAGCGACCTGGCCGAGAAGCAGACGCTCCTGGAACAGGTGCAGCGGGAGCGTTCGGTCTACGAGGCGGTCATCCAGGAGAAGGAGAAGGCGGCGTCCCGGTTGCAGTCGAAGCTGGACCAGATCATCGCCGCCGACGCCAGCGAGCGCGCCGGGCACGAGATGAGCGTGGCCGACATACCCGACTCCGACGTTTACACCGCCGAGATACCCGAGCTGCGCATCTGGCCCACCGAGGGGACCATCATCCGTTACTTCGGCCGCGTCGAGGACCCGCGCTACGGAACCACCACCAAGTCCGACGGCATAGACATCGCCGCCCCCGAGGGCCGCTACTTCGTCAGCGTCCTGCCCGGCGAAGTCATCTACGCCGATTGGTTCCAGGGCTACGGCAAGCTCCTGGTCATCGCGCACGCCGACGGAGTCCACACCCTCTACGCCCACGCCCAGGAGCTTCTGGTCCGGGTGGGGGACCACGTGGATGAGAACCAGCGCATCGGCACCGTGGGCTCGACGGGCTCCATCACCGAGCCGGCGCTGCACTTCGAGATCCGCAAGGCCGGCCGGGCGGTGGACCCCCTGGCGTACCTGGCCGAATAA
- the dgt gene encoding dNTP triphosphohydrolase, translating into MTLPRGKEDWEKLEERELSRYAARSRDARRRDPAYAPDPLRTEFARDRDRILHSRHFRLLMHKTQVIPGPPHARFTTRLTHTLEVMQVARSLARSLRLNEDLTEAISLGHDLGHSPFGHAGEDALRGIMRRAGAGGFEHNEHSLRVVDELESLDLTRPTRQGILCHTRYDPADYPDGRELPPVFIELGYAAKGEPWSRPRTLEAQVVDLADEIAYLAHDTEDMRQAGLFDARRGAIPDRLALFLRSPKRETLGVIIKTLTRHAAVELDGAERAGVEFPVIGYPEELGGLIAELKVFSRERFYSHPAVVGVCKEAREVLEGLFARWLEEPPTAELAASFAGADSPTRHRLLLDRVVELTDPEALHLFEGLKG; encoded by the coding sequence ATGACCTTGCCGCGCGGGAAAGAGGACTGGGAGAAGCTGGAGGAGCGGGAGCTCTCGCGCTACGCGGCCAGGTCGCGCGACGCCCGGCGCCGCGATCCCGCCTACGCGCCCGACCCCCTGCGCACCGAGTTCGCCCGCGACCGCGACCGCATCCTCCACTCGCGCCACTTCCGCCTCCTGATGCACAAGACGCAGGTCATCCCCGGCCCGCCCCACGCCCGCTTCACCACCCGCCTGACCCACACCCTGGAGGTGATGCAGGTCGCCCGGAGCCTGGCGCGATCACTGCGCTTGAACGAGGATCTCACCGAGGCGATTTCCCTGGGGCACGACCTGGGCCATTCCCCCTTCGGCCACGCCGGGGAGGACGCCCTGCGGGGGATAATGCGCCGCGCCGGGGCCGGCGGATTCGAGCACAACGAGCACTCCCTGCGCGTGGTGGACGAGCTGGAATCCCTCGACCTGACGCGGCCCACCCGCCAGGGCATCCTCTGCCACACGCGGTACGACCCGGCGGACTACCCCGACGGACGCGAGTTGCCCCCCGTGTTCATCGAGCTGGGCTACGCGGCCAAAGGGGAGCCCTGGTCCCGTCCGCGGACGCTGGAGGCCCAGGTGGTGGACCTGGCCGATGAGATAGCCTACCTGGCCCACGACACGGAGGACATGCGCCAGGCCGGGCTCTTCGACGCCCGCCGGGGCGCGATACCCGACCGGCTGGCCCTCTTCCTGCGCTCGCCCAAGCGCGAGACCCTGGGCGTGATAATAAAAACCCTCACCCGGCACGCCGCGGTCGAGCTCGACGGGGCCGAGCGCGCGGGCGTCGAGTTTCCCGTCATCGGCTACCCCGAGGAGCTGGGCGGGCTCATCGCGGAGCTCAAGGTCTTCTCCCGAGAGCGGTTCTATTCGCACCCCGCCGTCGTCGGCGTCTGCAAGGAGGCCCGAGAGGTTTTAGAGGGCCTCTTCGCCCGCTGGCTGGAGGAACCGCCGACGGCGGAGCTGGCGGCAAGCTTCGCCGGGGCCGACAGTCCGACGCGCCACCGGCTGCTCCTGGACCGCGTCGTCGAGCTCACCGACCCCGAGGCGCTGCACCTTTTCGAGGGGCTGAAGGGGTAG
- a CDS encoding site-specific DNA-methyltransferase — protein sequence MNERTRKLYYGDCLDVMRGMIPDASVDLVYLDPPFNSNATYTVLFKTPEGLGDAAQIRAFEDTWHWTAQTEREYEEILKNPYGNSDLAKLTGALLQFLGQNDMMAYLVHMANRLLEIRRVMKDTASIYLHCDPAASHYLKLVMDAVVGTNNFRNEIIWQRTNTHNDAGQFGRIHDVILFYTYSPRYTWNVVTTGYSPEQLKRYKLDENGRLYTGQDMTASRPDSDSGKFNWRGTMPPPSRGWGYTIEQLEKWWADGLILTKKDGTPRMDGLKKYLNEMPGKPLQSIWTDIPRIPNTSQERLGYPTQKPYALLERIIQASSNEDDVVLDPFCGCGTTVHAAEQLKRSWIGIDITHLAINLIRTRLTSAFPGIEIETHGLPASYAGALELARADKHEFELWVLSEIGAMPYKGGRKGADTGIDGYLFFRYLDEARGGTTEEARGLSPLSK from the coding sequence ATGAATGAACGGACCAGAAAACTCTACTACGGCGATTGCCTGGACGTCATGCGGGGGATGATTCCCGACGCCTCCGTGGACCTCGTCTACCTCGACCCGCCCTTCAACTCAAACGCCACTTACACCGTTCTCTTCAAAACACCGGAGGGGTTGGGCGACGCCGCCCAGATAAGGGCCTTCGAGGATACCTGGCACTGGACCGCCCAGACCGAGCGCGAGTACGAGGAAATCCTGAAAAACCCTTACGGCAACTCCGACCTGGCGAAGTTGACCGGCGCCCTGCTCCAGTTTCTCGGCCAGAACGACATGATGGCATACCTGGTGCACATGGCGAACCGCCTCCTCGAAATCCGCCGAGTGATGAAGGACACGGCCAGCATCTACCTCCACTGCGATCCAGCGGCGAGCCACTACCTCAAGTTGGTGATGGATGCTGTGGTAGGGACCAATAATTTTAGGAACGAGATTATTTGGCAACGCACGAACACACACAATGACGCTGGGCAATTTGGGCGCATTCACGATGTTATTCTCTTTTACACTTATTCCCCCCGGTACACTTGGAACGTGGTCACTACGGGCTACTCGCCCGAACAGTTGAAACGATACAAGCTTGATGAGAACGGCCGGTTATACACAGGACAGGATATGACCGCCAGCCGGCCAGATAGTGATTCTGGCAAATTCAACTGGCGGGGAACGATGCCGCCGCCAAGCCGGGGTTGGGGTTACACTATTGAACAGCTTGAGAAATGGTGGGCTGACGGTCTCATCCTAACGAAGAAGGACGGAACGCCAAGGATGGACGGCCTAAAGAAGTACCTCAACGAAATGCCGGGGAAACCTTTGCAATCCATATGGACCGACATCCCCCGTATTCCGAACACGTCGCAAGAACGGCTTGGCTACCCGACCCAAAAACCGTATGCACTACTGGAGCGTATTATCCAGGCTTCGAGCAACGAGGACGACGTGGTCCTGGACCCCTTCTGCGGCTGCGGCACCACCGTCCACGCCGCCGAGCAACTCAAACGCTCCTGGATCGGCATTGACATCACCCACCTGGCGATAAACCTCATCCGCACGCGCCTGACCTCCGCCTTCCCCGGCATCGAGATAGAAACCCACGGCCTCCCGGCCAGCTACGCCGGGGCGCTGGAGCTGGCCCGGGCCGACAAGCACGAGTTCGAGCTGTGGGTGTTGAGCGAGATCGGGGCCATGCCCTACAAGGGCGGACGGAAGGGCGCCGACACCGGCATTGACGGCTACCTCTTCTTCCGCTACCTGGATGAGGCAAGGGGCGGAACAACGGAAGAGGCAAGGGGCTTAAGCCCCTTGTCTAAGC
- a CDS encoding prepilin peptidase yields MASFVYSFVVLVLGLVVGSFANVLIYRVPRRISILRPGSFCPECKAPLTANEKIPVLSFLTLGGKCAHCGKKISPRYPIIELANALGWLGVFAVEGFTFPAVVGCILFTGLLVAAATDLTEGVIPNKLCLGLGIFGLAASFYPFGLEPLDSLLGALVGGGLLLIFAVLGRLVFKREAMGGGDLKLLAASGAFLGWKLVLVAAFIAVGAGALYGAVYKIITRKETLPFGPFLAAGVMAAYLAGETILAWYLFL; encoded by the coding sequence TTGGCCAGCTTCGTCTACTCCTTCGTGGTACTGGTCCTGGGCCTGGTGGTGGGCAGCTTCGCCAACGTGCTCATCTACCGCGTCCCGCGCCGCATCTCCATCCTGCGGCCGGGGAGCTTCTGCCCCGAGTGCAAGGCGCCCCTGACCGCCAACGAGAAAATCCCCGTCCTCTCCTTCCTGACCCTGGGCGGCAAATGCGCCCACTGCGGCAAGAAGATTTCGCCGCGCTACCCCATCATCGAGCTGGCCAACGCCCTGGGCTGGCTGGGGGTATTCGCCGTGGAGGGGTTCACCTTCCCGGCGGTGGTCGGCTGCATCCTCTTCACGGGCCTGTTGGTGGCGGCGGCGACCGACCTCACCGAGGGGGTCATCCCGAACAAGCTCTGCCTGGGGCTGGGGATTTTCGGTCTGGCGGCGAGCTTCTACCCCTTCGGCCTCGAGCCGCTGGATAGCCTCTTGGGTGCGCTGGTGGGCGGTGGGCTCTTGCTCATCTTCGCCGTCCTGGGGCGGCTGGTGTTCAAGCGGGAGGCCATGGGCGGGGGGGACTTGAAATTGCTGGCGGCGTCCGGGGCCTTTCTGGGTTGGAAGCTGGTGCTGGTGGCGGCCTTCATTGCCGTGGGCGCCGGGGCGCTCTACGGCGCCGTCTATAAAATCATCACCCGGAAGGAAACGCTGCCCTTCGGGCCGTTTTTGGCGGCGGGCGTGATGGCGGCCTACCTCGCCGGCGAGACCATCCTGGCCTGGTATCTGTTTCTTTGA